One stretch of Miscanthus floridulus cultivar M001 chromosome 18, ASM1932011v1, whole genome shotgun sequence DNA includes these proteins:
- the LOC136520214 gene encoding uncharacterized protein isoform X1: MEQPAAPDRSDVPAGECEWREELRQQQSQVDALRERLVEVKVGMRCSEGDSRRELDHLCRRVKTIATLLAYLKSKARIMAIPHLAHTSCGIRQQEGVGYVDRHGVPLADWPKGSAEPAPCGGGSGDGTVAAEGGAAPVHGDAAGGDVDVDDILKSIRVVTDVMESLVKRVIVAESEAANEKEKVRMGLEEIRRKTLQVETMSAKVEEMEKFAVGTNGMLNEMRQRVEDMVLETTRQRQRAAENEQELSRVKQDFESLRTYVSTLVSVRETLLSSEKQFETMEKLFDRLVAKTNQLESEKAQKETEVHKVMEENVRLRTMLDKKEAQLQAMSEQCKFMALNHHN, encoded by the exons ATGGAGCAGCCCGCCGCTCCCGATCGGAGCGATGTCCCGGCCGGGGAGTGCGAATGGCGGGAGGAGCTGCGGCAGCAGCAGTCCCAGGTGGACGCGCTGCGAGAGCGGCTCGTGGAGGTGAAGGTCGGGATGCGGTGCTCCGAGGGCGACTCCCGGAGGGAGCTCGACCACCTGTGCCGCAGGGTGAAGACCATCGCCACGCTGCTGGCGTACCTCAAGTCCAAGGCGAGGATCATGGCGATACCGCACCTCGCGCACACCTCCTGCGGGATCAGGCAGCAGGAGGGCGTCGGGTACGTCGACCGGCACGGGGTGCCGCTGGCGGACTGGCCCAAGGGCAGCGCCGAGCCTGCGCCTTGCGGGGGAGGTTCCGGTGATGGGACGGTGGCGGCGGAGGGTGGTGCTGCTCCTGTGCACGGCGATGCCGCCGGGGGTGATGTGGATGTGGATGACATTCTCAAATCCATCCGCGTTGTGACTGATGTGATGGAGTCGCTTGTGAAGAGGGTGATTGTGGCCGAGTCCGAAGCAGCTAACGAGAAAGAGAAGGTGAGGATGGGGTTGGAAGAGATCAGGAGGAAGACGCTGCAGGTCGAGACTATGTCTGCCAAAGTTGAGGAGATGGAGAAGTTTGCGGTGGGTACGAATGGGATGTTGAATGAGATGAGGCAAAGGGTTGAGGATATGGTGCTGGAGACCACTCGGCAGAGACAGCGCGCTGCTGAAAATGAGCAGGAGCTTAGTCGGGTAAAGCAGGATTTCGAGTCCCTGAGAACTTATGTTAGCACTCTGGTTAGTGTCAGAGAAACTCTTCTCTCATCAGAAAAGCAATTTGAAACGATGGAGAAACTCTTTGACAG ATTAGTTGCCAAGACTAACCAGCTTGAGAGCGAGAAAGCTCAGAAAGAAACTGAAGTCCATAAAGTGATGGAGGAGAATGTGAGGCTACGCACTATGCTtgacaagaaggaggcgcagCTCCAGGCGATGAGTGAGCAGTGCAAGTTTATGGCACTGAATCACCACAACTAG
- the LOC136524813 gene encoding uncharacterized protein: MKHLLLPSPLPLLLHRPSKPHLLHPRRRLVSIRNAASGGSSGEPTPAADTATGTSPPAAATAKPAGVKDRLKARNQARRVQLDSPPPEVVVAPKRKPAASSSSPAPKKKERRKEWEEMSVGEKAAELYVGEKGLLFWLNKFAYASIFIMVGAWVLFRFVGPSLGLYQLDAPPLPPTAVFGGSP, encoded by the coding sequence ATGAagcacctcctcctcccctcccctctcccactcctcctccaccgcccttCCAAGCCCCATCTCCTCCACCCTCGCCGCCGCCTCGTCTCCATCCGCAACGCCGCATCCGGCGGCAGCTCCGGCGAACCCACCCCCGCTGCGGATACTGCCACCGGGACGTCACCGCCGGCCGCTGCCACTGCCAAGCCCGCCGGCGTCAAGGACCGCCTCAAGGCGAGGAACCAGGCCCGCCGGGTCCAGCTGGACTCCCCACcgccggaggtggtggtggcgcccAAGAGGAAGCCCGCCGCGTCGTCGTCATCTCCTGCgccgaagaagaaggagaggcgtAAGGAGTGGGAGGAGATGAGCGTGGGCGAGAAGGCCGCGGAGCTGTACGTCGGGGAGAAGGGCCTGCTCTTCTGGCTCAACAAGTTCGCCTACgcctccatcttcatcatggtcGGCGCCTGGGTCCTGTTCCGCTTCGTCGGCCCCTCGCTCGGCCTCTACCAGCTCGACGCCCCGCCGCTGCCGCCCACTGCCGTGTTCGGCGGCTCGCCGTGA
- the LOC136524812 gene encoding novel plant SNARE 11-like: protein MDLASVNEELAEIDGQIGDILRALQNGFQKLEKIKDANRRSRQLEELTDKMRDCKRLIKDFERVSKDEAGHTDPTTAKMLHDRKQSMIKELNSYVALKKQQASENKRIDLFDGPSVEDGFGEENVQLASNMTNQQLMDQGNQLMDETDQAIARSKQTVQETINVGTETAAALKAQTEQMSRVVNELDSIHFSIKKASQLVKEIGRQVATDRCIMAMLFLIVAGVIAIIIVKIVNPHNKDIRDIPGLAPPVSRRLLR from the exons ATGGATTTGGCGTCGGTCAACGAGGAGCTGGCCGAGATCGACGGCCAGATCGGCGACATCCTCCGCGCATTGCA AAATGGGTTCCAGAAGctggagaagatcaaggatgccaACCGCCGCAGCAGGCAGCTTGAAGAGCTTACTGACAAGATGCGAGATTGCAAGAG ACTCATCAAAGATTTCGAGCGAGTTAGCAAAGATGAGGCTGGGCATACTGATCCGACGACAGCAAAAATGTTGCATGATAGGAAGCAGTCAATG ATCAAAGAATTGAACTCCTACGTTGCTCTTAAGAAACA ACAGGCAAGTGAAAACAAGAGAATTGATCTTTTTGATGGGCCAAGTGTTGAAGATGGCTTTGGTGAAGAAAATGTCCAGTTAGCATCAA ATATGACAAACCAGCAGTTAATGGATCAAGGCAATCAACTTATGGATGAAACTGATCAAGCTATTGCACGATCTAAGCAG ACTGTCCAAGAAACCATCAATGTGGGCACAGAGACTGCAGCTGCTCTGAAAGCACAG ACAGAACAAATGAGCAGAGTTGTTAATGAGCTGGATTCCATCCATTTCTCCATCAAAAAGGCATCTCAATTGGTGAAAGAAATCGGTAGACAG GTTGCAACTGATCGATGCATCATGGCCATGCTTTTTCTCATTGTTGCTGGAGTCATAGCTATAATAATTGTTAAG ATTGTGAACCCACACAACAAGGACATCCGCGACATCCCTGGGCTGGCACCACCCGT
- the LOC136524811 gene encoding endoglucanase 18-like: MYDAGDHVKFGFTLAFTGTMLSWSVLEYGDAMRAAQQRDAAMDALGWIMEFLVNAHPSDDVLYIQVGDPKSDHKCWERPETMLEKRPLTKITAKSPGSDVAAETAAAMAAASLVYKPANATYASTLLDHAERLFAFADKHRGSYTRTFPELSAYYNSTTYQDELLWAASWLYHATGNHSYLRYATGKNADEFADLGNPRYFSWDDKRAGTEVLLSRVRFFAADGSDAGQDEVLGSYKDTAEAVMCILLPESNTAAFRTEGGLLYVAEWNSLQHPVASAFLANVYSNYMATSGKSELTCSGKSFTALDLRKFAKSQADYVLGDNPMKLSYLVGFGDSYPQRVHHRGASIPADVDTGCDGQEWLKSPDPNPNVATGALVGGPFKNDSFVDDRENVQQNEPTTYNSALVVGLLSGLLSTAPVAKSLS, from the exons ATGTACGACGCGGGCGACCACGTCAAGTTCGGGTTCACGCTGGCGTTCACCGGCACCATGCTGTCGTGGTCCGTCCTCGAGTACGGCGACGCCATGCGCGCCGCCCAGCAGCGCGACGCCGCCATGGATGCGTTGGGCTGGATCATGGAGTTCCTCGTCAACGCGCACCCCTCCGACGACGTGCTCTACATCCAG GTGGGCGACCCGAAATCGGACCACAAGTGCTGGGAGCGGCCGGAGACGATGTTGGAGAAGAGGCCGCTGACGAAGATCACCGCGAAATCCCCCGGCAGCGACGTGGCCGcggagacggcggcggccatggccgcgGCGTCGCTGGTGTACAAGCCGGCCAACGCGACGTACGCGTCGACGCTCCTGGACCACGCCGAGCGGCTGTTCGCGTTCGCCGACAAGCACCGGGGCTCCTACACGCGCACGTTCCCGGAGCTCAGCGCCTACTACAACTCCACGACGTACCAGGACGAGCTCCTGTGGGCCGCCAGCTGGCTGTACCACGCCACCGGCAACCACAGCTACCTGCGCTACGCCACCGGTAAGAACGCCGACGAGTTCGCCGACCTGGGCAATCCCAGGTACTTCAGCTGGGACGACAAACGCGCCGGCACCGAG GTTCTCTTGTCAAGGGTGAGGTTCTTCGCCGCAGATGGATCTGATGCCGGACAAGACGAGGTGCTTGGGTCGTACAAGGACACTGCCGAAGCCGTCATGTGCATTCTCCTACCGGAGTCGAACACGGCCGCTTTCAGAACAGAAG GGGGGTTGCTGTACGTGGCGGAGTGGAACTCCCTGCAGCACCCGGTGGCGTCGGCGTTCCTCGCCAACGTCTACAGCAACTACATGGCGACGTCGGGGAAGTCGGAGCTGACCTGCAGCGGCAAGAGCTTCACAGCGCTGGACCTGCGCAAGTTCGCCAAGTCGCAGGCGGACTACGTCCTCGGCGACAACCCCATGAAGCTGAGCTACCTCGTCGGCTTCGGCGACAGCTACCCACAGCGGGTGCACCACCGCGGCGCGTCCATCCCGGCCGACGTCGACACAGGCTGCGACGGCCAGGAGTGGCTCAAGTCGCCTGACCCCAACCCGAACGTCGCCACCGGCGCGCTGGTCGGCGGGCCGTTCAAGAACGACTCGTTCGTCGACGACAGGGAGAACGTGCAGCAGAACGAGCCGACCACGTACAACAGCGCGCTCGTCGTCGGCCTCCTCTCCGGCCTCCTCTCCACCGCCCCCGTGGCCAAGTCGCTCTCTTGA
- the LOC136520214 gene encoding uncharacterized protein isoform X2 encodes MEQPAAPDRSDVPAGECEWREELRQQQSQVDALRERLVEVKVGMRCSEGDSRRELDHLCRRVKTIATLLAYLKSKARIMAIPHLAHTSCGIRQQEGVGYVDRHGVPLADWPKGSAEPAPCGGGSGDGTVAAEGGAAPVHGDAAGGDVDVDDILKSIRVVTDVMESLVKRVIVAESEAANEKEKVRMGLEEIRRKTLQVETMSAKVEEMEKFAVGTNGMLNEMRQRVEDMVLETTRQRQRAAENEQELSRVKQDFESLRTYVSTLVSVRETLLSSEKQFETMEKLFDRISPHFQNVLVQGSRRCTPKGIQIRMIV; translated from the exons ATGGAGCAGCCCGCCGCTCCCGATCGGAGCGATGTCCCGGCCGGGGAGTGCGAATGGCGGGAGGAGCTGCGGCAGCAGCAGTCCCAGGTGGACGCGCTGCGAGAGCGGCTCGTGGAGGTGAAGGTCGGGATGCGGTGCTCCGAGGGCGACTCCCGGAGGGAGCTCGACCACCTGTGCCGCAGGGTGAAGACCATCGCCACGCTGCTGGCGTACCTCAAGTCCAAGGCGAGGATCATGGCGATACCGCACCTCGCGCACACCTCCTGCGGGATCAGGCAGCAGGAGGGCGTCGGGTACGTCGACCGGCACGGGGTGCCGCTGGCGGACTGGCCCAAGGGCAGCGCCGAGCCTGCGCCTTGCGGGGGAGGTTCCGGTGATGGGACGGTGGCGGCGGAGGGTGGTGCTGCTCCTGTGCACGGCGATGCCGCCGGGGGTGATGTGGATGTGGATGACATTCTCAAATCCATCCGCGTTGTGACTGATGTGATGGAGTCGCTTGTGAAGAGGGTGATTGTGGCCGAGTCCGAAGCAGCTAACGAGAAAGAGAAGGTGAGGATGGGGTTGGAAGAGATCAGGAGGAAGACGCTGCAGGTCGAGACTATGTCTGCCAAAGTTGAGGAGATGGAGAAGTTTGCGGTGGGTACGAATGGGATGTTGAATGAGATGAGGCAAAGGGTTGAGGATATGGTGCTGGAGACCACTCGGCAGAGACAGCGCGCTGCTGAAAATGAGCAGGAGCTTAGTCGGGTAAAGCAGGATTTCGAGTCCCTGAGAACTTATGTTAGCACTCTGGTTAGTGTCAGAGAAACTCTTCTCTCATCAGAAAAGCAATTTGAAACGATGGAGAAACTCTTTGACAG GATTTCTCCACATTTCCAAAATGTACTGGTTCAAGGATCAAGAAGATGCACACCTAAAGGCATACAAATTCGAATGATAGTCTAA